From the Pongo pygmaeus isolate AG05252 chromosome X, NHGRI_mPonPyg2-v2.0_pri, whole genome shotgun sequence genome, one window contains:
- the LOC129025284 gene encoding polyadenylate-binding protein 1-like 2 — MASLYVGDLHPEVTEAMLYEKFSPAGPILSIRICRDKITRRSLGYAYVNYQQPVDAKRALETLNFDVIKGRPVRIMWSQRDPSLRKSGVGNVFIKNLGKTIDNKALYNIFSAFGNILSCKVACDEKGPKGYGFVHFQKQESAERAIDVMNGMFLNYRKIFVGRFKSHKEREAERGAWARQSTSADVKDFEEDTDEEATLR, encoded by the coding sequence ATGGCCTCCCTGTACGTGGGCGACCTGCACCCTGAGGTGACCGAGGCAATGCTGTACGAGAAGTTCAGTCCAGCTGGGCCCATCCTCTCCATCCGCATCTGCAGGGACAAGATCACCCGCCGCTCATTGGGCTACGCGTATGTCAACTACCAGCAACCGGTGGACGCCAAGCGGGCCCTGGAGACCCTGAACTTTGATGTCATAAAGGGCAGGCCAGTGCGCATCATGTGGTCCCAGAGGGACCCGTCGCTCCGCAAGAGCGGGGTGGGCAACGTCTTCATCAAGAACCTGGGCAAGACCATCGACAACAAGGCGCTGTACAACATCTTCTCGGCGTTCGGCAACATCCTCTCCTGCAAAGTGGCCTGTGACGAAAAGGGGCCCAAGGGCTACGGGTTCGTGCACTTCCAAAAGCAGGAATCTGCGGAGCGGGCCATCGATGTGATGAATGGCATGTTCCTGAACTACCGCAAAATTTTCGTCGGGAGATTCAAGTCGCATAAAGAACGAGAGGCCGAAAGGGGAGCCTGGGCCAGGCAGTCCACTAGTGCTGACGTCAAGGATTTCGAGGAAGACACCGACGAGGAGGCCACCTTGCGATGA